AAGAACCGTTGAGCGGTTGAATGAGCATATTCAGGACCATGCGGCTAAAGGAGAGCAGCTTAGAGGGATGTCGGAGCTGGTACTTGAACAAGGTACACTGGGTAAAGATACAATGAGTCAGTCTATTGAACAGATGAGACAAATCGCAAGTCGGGTATCCATCTCCATGGAGCAGGTGAATAAGCTGGATCAATCTAACGAGAATATTTACCAGCTGCTGCATGTCATTCGTGATATTGCGAAACAGACAAACCTTCTGTCCCTGAATGCTTCGATTGAGGCAGCGAGAGCGGGTGAACATGGGAAGGGCTTTGCTGTCGTAGCTGAAGAGGTACGCACACTCTCGGAGGATGTTTCACAGGCAGTAGGTCAAATCAATGAGCTGACGGAAACGATTCAGCAGGAATCTAAGTCGGTCGTTCAATCGCTGCAAAGCGGTGTAGAAGAGACGAGAAGAGGAACGGCACAGATGGAAGCCGTGAATGAGGCCTTCAACCAGATTACGAGCTCGGTGCATCAGATGGTGGATGTCATTCAAGAGATTTCTAATGGCCTGTCTGAAATGGAAGATCTCAGTGGACAAATGAACGATTTCAGCCAGCTGATCTCTGCGATATCTCAGCAATCCGCAGCCAGTGTGGAGGAAGTGTCTGCTTCTGCAGAAGAACAGTCCGGTTCGCTGGAAGGTGTGGCAGAGAATATTCAGCAGCTCAAGAAGCTGTCAGAAGAACTGCTCGCTTCGGTATCGGCGCTTCGAGTATAATAGGAGCGTAACGACACAGTGAATATGAGCAAGCAGCCCGGCTGCTGCATTCACCATTCAGAAGGGAATTGCTGAGATTGCTAATGACACATACACACAATAAGGAACATCATCCTACAGATTTAATATACATTTATGCCTGTCACGAGAGTGAACAGGCTCTTTGTCATTTGGAGCTGCAGCGTCTTCTGGGTACGAATGTACCCCCGAAGCAAGCTTATCTTCGTTCCACTCGCCTCATTGAACCGTCACGCAGTCCCTTCATGAAGCTGCGTCTTGAGGTCATCGCTGAGAATAAGGAGTATGACGGGCTGCTTGCAGACATCGATTCGCATGCGATTCAGGTGCCGAAGGATCGTACGTTTAAAGTTGTATATATTAAGGAAGGGGTTCACTGTCCGTATGATGAACAACGGAAGCTTGAACGCAGAGCAGGGGAATGCATTACAGGAACGGCTAAAATGAAGGACCCTGACATAACCTATGGATTAATGCAATTGGAGAACACATGGGTATTCGGCATCGCCCGGTATGCGGAGCCCATATGGCTGCAGCATAAGAATAAGCCTTATAATTATTCGACCGGCCTCAGCTCACGCATCGCAAGAGCAATAGTCAATGTGGCAGCTCCTGAAGGGGAGAAGGTCTCAATGATGGATCCTTGCTGCGGTATGGGGAATGTATTGATCGAAGCCCTCTCGATGGGAATTAAGATTAGAGGCAACGATCTGAATCCGCTGGCTATTCGGGGGGCGAGAGTCAATCTCGAACATTATGGTTATGACGCAAATCTTGTCACCTTGGGGGACATGAATGATCTGATGGGTCATGCTGACCGTGCTGTTCTTGATCTGCCCTACAATCTGTGCTCTGTATTATCTATGGAGGAGCAGCTAGGAATGCTGCGGAGTCTGGCGAGACTTGCTGATGAAGCGGTCATCATAAGCACAGAACCATTGGAGGAGCAATTAAACAGGTCAGGATGGAGGATTCAGCATCATGTCCAGGTTACGAAGGGGTCATTTACTCGAGATATATGGTTGTGTGAACATCAAGGATAAGCAGTGATCTATTCAAAATTGAAGTAAATGGCAAATAAGGTCTGATACGCATCTGCAGTTCACCGCAGAGAGCATCAGACCTTATTTTATTTTTCAGATTGAGCTAATGAATGAAGCACAGGTGATGGACGATTGACCATCCTCAGGCTGGTTAATAGGATCGGCTGTAATCTACCAGGTTACGGGGCAGATCCTCATTCTTGACATAGGCCTTTAGATTCTCAAGGAAGACCTCGAATGCGCGTTCAGAATAATGAGGTGTGCTGCCGGCAAAATGCGGAGTGATCAGTACGTTGTCCATTCCCCACAGAGGATGATCGGCTGGCAGCGGCTCTTCCTCGAATACATCGAGTGCTGCAGCGGAGAGCTTCTTCTCTTCTAATGCTTTAACCAGAGCAGATGTCTGAACGGTTGCTCCTCGCCCTACATTGACGAAGCAAGCACCCGTCTTCATTGCACTAAAGGTCTGTTCGTTGAACAAATGCTTCGTATCCTCTGTAAGAGGGAGGATGTTAATGATGTAGTCACCTTCAGACAATACTTCCTCCAGCTGCTCCATCTTCACCATCTTGCTTACATGAGGGGCAGGCTTGCCGGATTTGCGTACACCGACCACGTTCATACCGAAGGCTTCTGCCAGTCTGGCTGTTGCGGTCCCAATCTCCCCTACACCCGCGATGACAATGGTCTTGCCATGAAGCTCGCTCATCGCGGTATCGTTTGAGTCCCAATTCCGACTTGCTTGATTGAGAATTGCTTGCTTCAGCATGCGGGACATGGACAGCAGCATACCGAAGACCATCTCAGAGATCGGTATGGCATGAATTCCACTTGTATTCGTCAACAGAATATTTCGATCACTCAGCTCGGCCTGAGGCAGATAATCCACTCCGGCAGACCAGGTTTGAACCCATTTTAATTTACTGTCTGGATCAAGCAGCGTATCTGCATGGTTTCGGGCCCAGCCCACCAGAATTTCGGCGTTCTTCAGGACGGAAGGATCCAGCTCCTTGGCTTTACCTATTGTTAGTTTGTAATCAGGGGCTATTTCTTGAACTAGCTGTTGCTGTGACTCTGTAAATGCGTGTAAGCTTACAATACTGCTCATATCGAGATCTCCTCCTGCTACCATAATAGCTCTAGTGTAGCAGTGTTGCCGCAAGCGGGCAATTATAACGCAGTTCGATAAACGGTGGGTATATATAAATAGAAGAAGTTCACTCGACGCTGCTAAAAAGTAAAGATTTTTCTGGATAAATGTAAATTTATATGTATATGTTATATATTGGTATTTCTGTGCGTGAGGAGGTAACTTCTGTATACTTATATGACATGAACGGTGACATTGAACCTACTATGGCATTGTATACATATTATATAGTAAGAAAAAAATTTTAACGATGAAATAGAGAAGAGGATCATGGTTCTTATCTTTTATTTAGTGCGGTAAACTGCTTGTTTCTTTACATAGGATCAGATGGATAAGGAAATGATGAATTAGAGGTAAGGCAGATAATTTAAACCAATTATTTTGGTGTGAAATAGGCTGTAAGTCATATGTTGCTATGGAAAATATACCTAATATACCGCAATTAGTACCTGATACTAGTACTAGGATATTGTTAATATATTCTGGTGTATAATGGTTGTACGTGGAAGGCGTATGACGATAACTTATTGAATTCATCTTACTAAAAAACATAAAGTGAGGATAAATGCATATGTCAGATCACAAGGTACGACTCTTTACCGCTGTCCGAATACCGGATGAAATAAAAAATAAGCTGCATCAATGGATGGAGCATCACAAGGATCAGCTTCCTTTTCGAAATCGGACTCATCAAGAGGATTATCATATCACTTTGCAATTCTTGGGCGATACGGATCCAGCGGTCCTGGACAAGCTGCATGAAGCTTTGCAGGAAGCGGCGAATCACGTGCAGCCTTTTCCGCTTAAGATTGGGGAACCGGGCATTTTTGGTTCCGATCAGGCACCGAGAGTATTGTGGAGAGGGGTGGAAGGTGAGCTGGACAGCCTACTTTCACTGCAGCAGTCGATCGTACAATCAACCATACCCTTAGGGTTTGTACCTGAGGATCGTCCCTATCGTCCCCATATTACAACGGCACGCAAATTCAATCATGGCTCTTTTAATTTGAATGAGCTTATGAGTGGTGTATGGGATGACACTTGGCTGGTGGAAGAATTTGTGTTATATAAGACAAATATGGGTCAAAAGCCGATGTATGAAATGATAGGAAAATACGAATTATAATGCATAAATTCATAGACTCCTTAATATGGTAATCTATAACCATTTATAGCTTTTACAACCAGAAAAAAGATATAATTTGAGTCGGAAAAAATAAAGCACAAAAAAATTATATTTTTTTATTTAGTATTTTTTGGGATCAGGTGTTCGGGTGCGAAAAAGCTTGATAGATCAACGGAATTTTTGATGTGGACAAGCATCCGCATAGAGCACTTTTCCCTGTTGTAGAGACTGTATTTGGTATATTATCTGTTATTCAAACCTTGCATTTTTGGTTACAGTTAAGTAGAATTGTGCCGATATAACAGGAGGTCATTATGAATACAAATAGAGAGATTCGCTGGGTAGCACCTCTGATGATCGTGCTGCTGGTGTTTATATTGGGGGCCAGCCTTATTGTGAAGGCTGTTGAAGTATATGGGGATAGTGCAACAAAGGAAATGCCGGAGACGGCTCAGACCGCTCATCATGATGAAGCGGCAGATCATATTCGCAGGACAAGCTCTGATGGGGACGGAGCCACTGCTGTGAAATCTATTGCAAGAACATCTGCAATTCATGAAATGACGAACCAATCGGTGACCGCGGTTGGCACACCGCGCATTGCCACGGACTATATTTCGATCAAGGCAGCTGAACATTTGGAAGCAGAAGCTCTCAAAGAACAGCAGCAAGCCGAGAAAGCGAAGAAACTGGCGGCTCTAGAGAAGCAACAGAAGCTGGAGAAGCAAAAAGCACTTGCTCAATTAACCGCTGAAAAAATGAAGACCACTCCCCCCGAAACTTTATTCTTTACCCGTACGGAACTATTAACTCAGGCAGACAAAGATAAATCGACCTGGGACTACCCCGTGACGGATAAGGAACTGCTTATGCTGCAAAAAATTGTGATGGCAGAAGCAGAAGGCGAACCGTACGAAGGCAAAGTAGCTGTAGCTAACGTTGTCTTAAACCGGCTGCGGTCAGCCAATTATCCCGATACCATTAAGGATGTAATATATCAGAAATATCAGTTCAGTCCTGTTGCGAACGGCCGTATGGACCGTGTGACGCCTAACGAGGACGCTATTCAAGCTGTCAACGAAGCCATGCATGGACGCAAGGAAGTACCGGATGATACGCTCTTCTTCTTATCTATTACCCTGGCTGACGACCTTACCGTACACCATTCTCAAGAAAAGGTGAAAACAATTGGTCACCATACCTTTTATAAATAGGCCGAATCCATTCATAATCCCTTTTGAATGATTTATGAAATTGATTCCACTAGTGATATAATGGATGTGATATGTCCGTTATTCCACGGGGTATAACCTATGCATAGGAGGTAATAATCTATGAAAATTACGTACTATGGTCATTCTTGTTTGTTCGTTGAAGCTGAAGGCAAACGGGTCATTATCGATCCCTTTCTATCCGGAAACCCGAAGGCAACGATTGCTCCGGAAGAGGTCAAAGTGGACGCGGTGCTGTTGACTCATGCCCACTCCGATCATTTTGGTGATACCCTTGCCATTGCCAGAGCAAATGACTGCCCGGTCGTAGCCGTATACGAGCTGGCTGATTATTGTCAGAATCAAGGCGTGAAGGCGCATCATATGAATACAGGAGGCAGCCATCAGTTTGACGGCTTCAAAGTGAAGTTTACACTGGCATTCCACAGCTCGTCTCTTGATATCGACGGCAAGCCTGTTTATTTGGG
This sequence is a window from Paenibacillus urinalis. Protein-coding genes within it:
- a CDS encoding TRM11 family SAM-dependent methyltransferase, whose amino-acid sequence is MTHTHNKEHHPTDLIYIYACHESEQALCHLELQRLLGTNVPPKQAYLRSTRLIEPSRSPFMKLRLEVIAENKEYDGLLADIDSHAIQVPKDRTFKVVYIKEGVHCPYDEQRKLERRAGECITGTAKMKDPDITYGLMQLENTWVFGIARYAEPIWLQHKNKPYNYSTGLSSRIARAIVNVAAPEGEKVSMMDPCCGMGNVLIEALSMGIKIRGNDLNPLAIRGARVNLEHYGYDANLVTLGDMNDLMGHADRAVLDLPYNLCSVLSMEEQLGMLRSLARLADEAVIISTEPLEEQLNRSGWRIQHHVQVTKGSFTRDIWLCEHQG
- a CDS encoding D-2-hydroxyacid dehydrogenase is translated as MSSIVSLHAFTESQQQLVQEIAPDYKLTIGKAKELDPSVLKNAEILVGWARNHADTLLDPDSKLKWVQTWSAGVDYLPQAELSDRNILLTNTSGIHAIPISEMVFGMLLSMSRMLKQAILNQASRNWDSNDTAMSELHGKTIVIAGVGEIGTATARLAEAFGMNVVGVRKSGKPAPHVSKMVKMEQLEEVLSEGDYIINILPLTEDTKHLFNEQTFSAMKTGACFVNVGRGATVQTSALVKALEEKKLSAAALDVFEEEPLPADHPLWGMDNVLITPHFAGSTPHYSERAFEVFLENLKAYVKNEDLPRNLVDYSRSY
- the thpR gene encoding RNA 2',3'-cyclic phosphodiesterase gives rise to the protein MSDHKVRLFTAVRIPDEIKNKLHQWMEHHKDQLPFRNRTHQEDYHITLQFLGDTDPAVLDKLHEALQEAANHVQPFPLKIGEPGIFGSDQAPRVLWRGVEGELDSLLSLQQSIVQSTIPLGFVPEDRPYRPHITTARKFNHGSFNLNELMSGVWDDTWLVEEFVLYKTNMGQKPMYEMIGKYEL
- a CDS encoding cell wall hydrolase, producing the protein MNTNREIRWVAPLMIVLLVFILGASLIVKAVEVYGDSATKEMPETAQTAHHDEAADHIRRTSSDGDGATAVKSIARTSAIHEMTNQSVTAVGTPRIATDYISIKAAEHLEAEALKEQQQAEKAKKLAALEKQQKLEKQKALAQLTAEKMKTTPPETLFFTRTELLTQADKDKSTWDYPVTDKELLMLQKIVMAEAEGEPYEGKVAVANVVLNRLRSANYPDTIKDVIYQKYQFSPVANGRMDRVTPNEDAIQAVNEAMHGRKEVPDDTLFFLSITLADDLTVHHSQEKVKTIGHHTFYK
- a CDS encoding metal-dependent hydrolase; this translates as MKITYYGHSCLFVEAEGKRVIIDPFLSGNPKATIAPEEVKVDAVLLTHAHSDHFGDTLAIARANDCPVVAVYELADYCQNQGVKAHHMNTGGSHQFDGFKVKFTLAFHSSSLDIDGKPVYLGQPAGILLTMGGKTLYHAGDTALFGDMRIIGELNHIDIAALPIGDGLTMGPEDAAMAATWIRTKQVIPIHYNTFPGLEQDPNQFRQLLSQKSQEEIETVILEPGASTTL